The following are from one region of the Bacillus sp. (in: firmicutes) genome:
- the meaB gene encoding methylmalonyl Co-A mutase-associated GTPase MeaB, producing the protein MTDKESRPEWAPENATKGFTTKVMKGVEGGHDGFSDSAMKSSRLPVTPIKRGLSLDEVVNGILNNNRTILARAITLVESNAYKHIEKAQQILNRILPYTGKALRIGITGVPGAGKSTFIEAMGSYLCGLGLRVAVLAVDPSSSITGGSVLGDKTRMEKLSREKNAFIRPSPSGGTLGGVNRKTRETMLLCEAAGYDVILIETIGVGQSEVVVRSMVDMFALIVLTGAGDDLQGMKKGVMELADIIIVNKADGDNEQRALIAQKEYSQILHYLRPSTEGWETKAYTCSGYYGKGIDVIWEEMKNFEANIKASGVLEKRRESQVREWIYAMIKDQLEQKFFNHSEVKKVMPEIEKDVITGKQPVTQAVKFLFEQYEKVPE; encoded by the coding sequence ATGACGGATAAAGAAAGCAGACCAGAATGGGCGCCTGAAAATGCAACAAAAGGCTTCACAACAAAAGTAATGAAAGGTGTTGAAGGTGGTCATGACGGCTTTAGCGATAGCGCAATGAAGTCGTCTCGGTTACCTGTGACTCCAATAAAACGAGGTCTGTCACTTGATGAAGTTGTAAATGGCATTTTAAACAATAATCGGACGATCCTTGCTCGTGCGATTACGCTTGTCGAAAGTAACGCCTATAAGCATATTGAAAAAGCGCAGCAAATTCTTAACCGTATTCTTCCATACACTGGTAAGGCGTTAAGAATTGGTATCACAGGCGTTCCAGGTGCTGGTAAAAGTACGTTTATTGAAGCTATGGGAAGTTATCTTTGTGGTCTTGGACTTCGGGTTGCTGTTTTAGCTGTCGATCCTTCAAGTAGCATCACTGGCGGCAGTGTTCTCGGTGATAAAACGCGGATGGAGAAATTATCACGCGAGAAAAACGCTTTTATTCGCCCATCACCATCTGGCGGCACTCTTGGCGGTGTAAACCGGAAAACAAGAGAAACAATGCTTTTATGTGAAGCAGCAGGCTATGACGTTATTTTGATTGAAACAATCGGCGTTGGTCAAAGTGAAGTCGTTGTTCGTTCGATGGTTGACATGTTTGCCCTTATCGTGCTAACCGGTGCTGGCGATGACTTGCAAGGCATGAAAAAAGGCGTCATGGAACTAGCGGATATCATTATCGTCAACAAAGCAGATGGCGACAATGAACAAAGAGCATTAATTGCCCAAAAAGAGTACAGTCAGATTTTGCACTATTTGCGACCATCAACAGAAGGCTGGGAAACAAAAGCCTATACTTGCTCCGGCTATTACGGAAAAGGCATCGATGTCATTTGGGAAGAGATGAAAAACTTCGAAGCGAACATCAAAGCCTCTGGCGTCCTAGAAAAAAGACGTGAGTCACAAGTAAGAGAGTGGATTTATGCGATGATTAAAGACCAGCTTGAACAAAAATTCTTTAATCATTCAGAAGTGAAAAAAGTGATGCCAGAAATAGAAAAGGACGTTATTACTGGGAAACAACCCGTAACCCAGGCCGTCAAATTTTTATTTGAACAATACGAAAAGGTTCCAGAATAA
- a CDS encoding BrxA/BrxB family bacilliredoxin, which yields MNMDYNMFMNDIVDNARKEAVAAGFTEAKTPEEVEEAFKKSGTTLVLINSVCGCAGGLARPAAAHAIHYDKVPDHMVTVFAGQDREATEKAREFFVGYPPSSPSFALMKDGKCVAMVERHEIEGSEPIEVIQKLQGIFEEYCEEI from the coding sequence ATGAATATGGATTATAATATGTTTATGAACGACATTGTTGACAATGCCAGAAAAGAAGCCGTTGCGGCTGGCTTTACAGAGGCAAAGACTCCAGAGGAAGTCGAAGAGGCTTTCAAAAAGTCGGGGACAACACTTGTATTGATTAATTCAGTTTGTGGCTGTGCAGGTGGCTTAGCTCGTCCGGCAGCGGCACATGCTATTCATTATGATAAAGTACCTGACCATATGGTTACTGTTTTTGCGGGTCAAGACCGAGAAGCAACCGAAAAAGCCCGGGAGTTTTTTGTAGGTTATCCACCTTCATCACCTTCTTTTGCTTTAATGAAGGATGGCAAATGTGTAGCTATGGTAGAACGTCATGAAATCGAAGGTTCAGAGCCAATTGAGGTAATCCAAAAACTGCAGGGAATTTTCGAAGAATATTGTGAGGAAATTTAA
- a CDS encoding transporter substrate-binding domain-containing protein yields the protein MRKYISIAFALFLFLGLLAACGQGGNNNEQPSSTNGGTGEAKKVLKMGTSADFPPFEFVDTAKGEDIIGFDVDLAKAITDRLGYELKIQDIDFAGLIEALKSGRVDIVLAGMSADEDRKKSVDFSDVYFLANHMVIFKKETGFKSIEDLAGKTVGVQLGSIQEEKANEIKVTTDIKIESRNRVPEIVQELKVGRFDAIIVEDVVAKGYLDKNKDLASFSLQSDEENGFAIAFPKGNDKLVAEFNKVISEMKASGELDQLINKWFGGEQ from the coding sequence TTGAGAAAATATATTAGTATTGCGTTCGCACTATTTTTGTTCCTTGGACTTTTAGCAGCCTGTGGTCAAGGTGGTAATAATAATGAACAACCATCAAGCACGAACGGTGGAACTGGGGAAGCTAAAAAAGTATTAAAGATGGGTACATCTGCAGATTTCCCACCATTTGAATTTGTGGATACAGCAAAAGGGGAAGACATTATCGGTTTTGATGTCGACTTGGCTAAAGCAATCACTGACAGACTTGGATATGAATTGAAAATTCAAGATATTGATTTTGCAGGTTTGATTGAAGCGTTAAAATCAGGCAGAGTGGATATAGTTTTAGCAGGGATGTCTGCAGACGAAGATCGGAAGAAAAGTGTAGATTTTTCAGATGTCTATTTTTTAGCTAATCATATGGTTATTTTTAAAAAGGAAACTGGTTTCAAATCAATTGAGGATTTAGCTGGTAAAACGGTAGGTGTCCAATTAGGCTCCATTCAAGAGGAAAAGGCAAATGAAATAAAAGTAACAACTGATATTAAGATTGAAAGCAGAAACCGCGTTCCTGAGATTGTCCAAGAATTAAAAGTAGGTCGTTTTGATGCAATCATTGTTGAGGATGTTGTTGCTAAAGGATATTTAGATAAAAATAAAGACTTGGCCAGTTTTTCACTTCAAAGCGATGAAGAAAACGGTTTTGCAATCGCCTTTCCAAAAGGTAATGACAAGCTTGTAGCCGAATTTAATAAAGTAATAAGTGAAATGAAAGCAAGCGGCGAGCTAGACCAATTAATTAATAAATGGTTTGGCGGGGAGCAATAA